tttacgtttgtgGAATAGTACCAATTTAGCCATTGGTAACGAAATTTGGGGTAATTGGTACCATTTCACAAAAATTGAGGTGTCAAGTTGCATTATTCAGGCTTAAATTGGTACATTTCATAAATATTCAAGGTAAAatgatacttttccaaaacTTTGAGACATTTTGTATCTTATCCATATATCCACGTAGTACAATAACTCATTTTGACTGTAATCAATCCAAATTGTTCCGTATAACATTTTGAATATAGTTTTTGGGGTTAAGGTCCAAAAATACCGATAACATTTtcggttaggagcaattttacccataacgtctaaaattgtggaattttacccctaacgtcgacagcaattttactcataaagttgataatttgggtcgaGATTTtcgacactattataaaacacaaatatttttttctttattctgcaacaattggagattaatattataaaaaaggatttcaagttttttataatttaatagtagaattggagattaatattataaatttggtgaattttttgaattttttgtctaatttgtacaaaaaactatacttttttatattttttttcacatcccaacatatgtttgtgatttgacGCAAAAATCCATGACCGAGaccgtttgataaattatttatgaaattgaccaaatttatcaacgttatgggtaaaattgctcttggtttccaacgttaggataaaattgcaccattttagaccttgggataaaattgcttatgacccaaaacgttagaatatttttgcaccttaattgTAGTTTTTGTAATTCTTTTTTAACCCTAATTGTTCACACTCATTTTCTGATTAGAGTGAGCGGCAGCAATGGCACAACTCTCAAGCGAGTTGATCATCGAAATACTTATGTGGTTGCCCGTGAAGTCCCTCCTGTGTTTCAGATGTGTTTCAAAATCTTTATGCCCTGTCATTGATAGCCCTGATTTTATCAGTTCTCATCTAAGCAAGTCTTCTCAAAACTTAAATCTCCGCAAACTTCATGTTTGTGATTTTATCAGACCAATTGAATAACAATTTTCATGTTTGTGATGTGAATGTCGAGCTTCAAGAAGATATTATAGGCATAGAAAAACAAGTCTCATCCTCATTGAAGAATGTCTATGGTTACTATAAAGGTTTGGTTCTCTTGAATCAAAGTTCATTGTACCAACCTAAATTAGAACTGTCCCTGTGGAATCCATCCACTCGCCGGTGTAAGGATCTTCCTGATTGGCCTTTGGAAGACCCAGCTAATGATCAATTTTATTACTTAAATGGGCCAGGTTTGGGTTATGATGACGCTATTGATGAGTACAAAGGGTTTTTAAGGGTATATGTCAAGCGAAAACTTGATATTGAAGTTCAATTTTGGATTTATGGGTTTAAATCAAATATTTGGAGAAGGATTCAGAATCCCCCTTCCCTCGGATACAGAATAGATAGGAATGTGTATCTTTGTGAAATGGGTTACTTCACTGATGGTAGTCTACATTGGTTATCCAATTCAGAGGTTGTGGCATTTAATATGAGAAATGAGACATTCTCCTTAGTTCCTCAACCTGTTTTATCTTTCAATTCAACTGATAGAGTTTTAAGGtaattacatattttaggaggatGCCTTTGCATCAGCTATTTCTATGAGGAAGAATGATGGGGTTAATCAATTTACTTGGACAAAGTTATACTCTGTTGTAAATCCCTTATTTTTTGACATATCTTGGTTTCTATGTGTGAATGTCATTGGGTATTCAAAGAGAGGAGATAAGATTCTACTTAATGTTGGTATAATGAGTAATATAGTTTCATATGATCTTAGAGAGAAAAGTTTTGCTAAGGTTGGAACATGCAATGATTCTATTTGGAATGGTCGAATTCTTAGTCTTGAAGTTGAAAGTCTTGTGTCGGTAGGCCGCAGAGCCTAGTTGTTGAAAgaccaacaaataaaatataatttgtcCTAAATGTGCTATGGTCTAAATATATTCACAACAATGAACATTAACAGTAGTGTGGGATTTTGAGGcccttaatattttttataatgtgAGTTGGCCAAGGTTTTGTATTTTCCAGATCAACCTGCTGGAGTGAGTGAAGCAAAGGTGGTAGGACTGATGTGGCTGCTTCTGATAGGACTGATGTCGCTGCTTCTGATAGGAAAATGAAGATGGCTCGTGATTGACTTAGTTCTTTATATTACATACTCATAGGTACAACTAGCTATTCGACTTCGTAGATTTCTCAATCATCTCTATGTCATAgccttagaataacttagaccAAATTTATCATCTGTTTAATTCAAGCTATATCTATTCTTCTATTTAGAGATTTACTTACAGCAGCTGCTGTTTTCGGCATGTTATCCTCCAAGCATAAACCCCTATATTCGAGACTTAGTATGCTGATCATTCATACTCTTTCACATATGTATCATTTGATCATGTTTATAAGGGACAACATCAAGGATACTtcgttccatctttcatgagaatttttCGAAAATTCTTTCACTACAAAAAAACAGGCCTTTAACAACACTTTTATAGCAACAGTTTTATAAACTGTCTCATGGGCTCAACTAAAAAAGCCCAAAATATTAATTGGGCTAGACTAATCCACAACTTACCTATACTTGTAATCCCTAATTCCTAAATCCACAGTCTCTCGTTCTTCACATCTCCTATGTCGCGCAATCTGAAATTATCGTTCGTCAAACTTTGGTTCTGCACATCTCGTATATCGCAGTCTCCAATTGAGTCCGTCCGCCCAAGGTTAGACTTCCGATCGCCCATCGTTAGTCTCAAATTATAATTAGGCTGAATTTTATTGTTATGTGTTCTGAAATATTTTCGTTAGACACTTGTTCTTTATCGTTTGATTTTTTGAGATCGTTGTATGCGCGTTTGATTGTTGTAGATCCTTTCTGAGCTTTGGGTTCTTCACGGTGCTTCTTCAGGAACCTAGATCAAGGGTAAGTCTGAATCTCTATTTAtactttcttttttctctttttcaattgttttttcgaatttgtttgttttcttcGCTATCTAGGTTTCTGCCTTTTCTTATTTGTAGATCGATTTCCCTACTTCCTGAGCTTGGCTGATTAGTTTCTTCTGTAGGTTCAAGTTCTAGATATGTTAATGATCGACCTCTTGCTCTGTTTGTTTGCTGGAATTTTAAGCATTGGAATTGGGGATACATGGTGAGTTGTTGCTGTGTATTTCTATCACTTTCTTTGAATTTGTTTACGTTTGTTTgtccattctttttttttcttgttctcgaATAGTCAAATTGAGGACTTCTCACTTCTAGGTCAAGCCTTTTCAATCccaattcaaaatgaaggtaaaaTTCCCTCCTGAAATGAACTATTAGCTGCTTAAATTTGGTTAAAGTGATACTCACTTCAACTTGTACAAATCTCCTCTTACATTGGTTAAAGTGATGCTTGCTTCAACAATCTCCTCTTACACTGCCACATAGGAATAATTGTTGTTGATGTATTCAGCCTTTaattgttgttgaaatattttttttatgaattgaaGTTGGTAATGCATACTAATGCCTGTCTAATCAAGGACCCTTTGCCATGTAGAACTTGTAGATATCTTGTATAAATTAGTCCAAATGTTTGACTTGTAGATATCTTTCAAATTGTACCAGCTGTTTTTAAATTAGTCCATATCTACATGTAGTTGAACTCCAAAAATCATGTGGAGATCCTTTAGTTTATAGACAGGTAATGTTTCTAGATATAGATGCTGAGTATCTCATTTTtgtgtttatttctttttttaattctgttCTTTCTTGTTTAGCTTACTGATATTGTTTATTTTCTGATTTTCCAGCAAAGCTTACAGCTTATTAGTATTAGTATAGGGCAGCCCATAGTTTGTCCAAGTGATATGGAATACAACTAATCTTCGCCAacttccttctctctctctctcgatcTTTGGAATGAGTCGATTAATAATCTTCGCCAGCTTCCTTCGCCAGGTTCAAATCGCTCTATGGATTTCACCACCCATTCGATTCATGTCTGCAGGAGGTATGAATTATCGttcttattctttttctctATCGTTTTCTTCTTCGTAACTGTTCTTTTTGTGGATTAAAACTCTGATTTCACAAAACCTAAATAGAATTTCACTATTCAGGTTTCTTCATTTTGTCTTCaatcctctctttctctctttctctctcatagtCAATGTTCTTTCAGGTTGTTTCAATTAGGTTTCAGATTTTcagttttcctttttttttttgctttctttTTGTTCTTATCGATTTTATTCTTCTTCATCTTATCTCTATTCTtcttatttcctttttttaGAGTAACTCTGATTGCACAAAACATAACTTCTCAATCCTCGTGATTTATTGGTCTCAGTAGCTGCATGCAGGACATTGGGCGTTGGCTTTTCGAAAGCAAGTGTGGGGATACCGAGCGTCTATGAGAAGCCCAACTGGGGCTAGACCCTATTCAATGCAAGGTTTATTCTGAAGGTTAATCAAAAGGTAATGGTATAGTTTATATAGTAGAACTAACGTTTCTTATATTTTGCAATTTTAGAATTTGCCATTTGTAACACAAGAATTCTAATTATTATGATTACAGAGAGAACTAAGAGCAGGTGGCATAAAAGGACCTTCTTACAATTTCTTCCATGCACACCCCAAGGATATTGTTAAAATTGGAAAGGAGCTATGGCCACTTCCATGGAATTATCAGATCATCAAGTATTTTATGAAGTTCAGCCTCATTTTTACTATGGACCAAGCAATAGGGTAACTTCTTTTTGCTGTTAATTAAGGCAATTAAGTTATAATCTTTGGTCTTAATTGGGGCTTATTGGATGCAGGAAAGAACTTTGTGCAGTGGCTAGGTCCAAAACCTCAACTGATAGCTATTGATACTCATCTCGCTAAACAGATTCTGTACGACCAAGAATTAAACCCTAAACCTGAATTTGAATCTTATGTTAAAAGGATGTTTGGTTCACTCATGTTTCTatgaaaaacataaatatttacaAATACCCTGTTATGGCTACACTTGGTATGCTGTTTGCCCTCACTCTGCTTTTGGCTTCAGTTTATTATATCTTTCATTGTTGTTATTGATAGTGAACATCTTCACTGATTATGAACATGTTACCTCATCATTCAACCTGTTTAGCTTGTTGTTTTACAGAAAATATACATATTATGTGGAATGATATCATGGTAAAGTCTCACTTTGATATTATACATGCTACTAGCAGAGTTGAACTTGCTGCTCTTATTTCCAATTAGATTGGCTTATGACTGTCATACTTTAGACCTGAaatgaaagagagaaaaatattttgaattatttGTCATTCTAATCATGTTTTTAGAAGCATTCTAGGTGTTAGTCTCTCAAATGAGTATAAGCTTTATTAAGCATTCTAGGGTATCCAGGCGCTCTGACACTTCACAAACTTATGTCTGTTTTTCTATTCAACATTGCAGCTAGCAGGAGTTCAATGTGCTGGGAACCCACACTTTTGTGTGAATGAGGGTGGATCATATCAAGAAGAGGGGCAGAAGAACACTAAAGGTTACATTTGAGGCAAGGTATGTGTCATATGTGAATGTACAACACTGAAATAATGTCATCCGTATTTTGGCATTCATTGATCGTTGGGTTGCTTTTCAGGTGGGAATGAAGCTGGTTTGCACTTTCTTATCACTACATGTTCCTTCTAAATCATCAAATGTTTCTGGAGAACAATTTAGCAGTATGACAAGTAGAATTTTCCCTGACTATCTTGAGCACAGAGAACACTTCTAAAGATTCTATTAGTTGGATACATTGGATCTGGGACAAGCACTATTTTTAAGCAGGTAGTTAAAATAAAGTAGTGGTTTTAGACTTGTGGCTCAGAGATGATTTAATCTTGAAGAATAAGGCCATCTACTACATTTCCATTGTGATTTTTCACCCAATTTATGTCATTTCAACATTAAAAAGTATGCACATTTCGAGTTTTCGACTAATTACAATATGGAATTGCTGCAGGCCTTGAACCATATTGATGCCATTCCTGGAATCCTCCTCCTTGTAAGTATATATTCTTCCTTAATTTAtcctcattttcaatttcatcaCTTAAACTTGTGCTTAATTAATCATACATTTTCAATCATTTTTCCAGATTTTCTTGGCCTTGCTCATTTGCCCTTTTGACTTCTTTTATCGACCTACTAGTTACTGCTTCCTTCGTGTTCTTCGCAACATAGTCTACTCTTCATTTTATAAGGTTCTAATGGTCGACTTTTTCATGGCTGATCAACTTACTAGCCAGGTGAGGAGGAAGCAAATGTCAATGTAGAAAGTTATGGAAATGACCATCTTGGAGTACTCATGGTGAGTTGATTTGTTGATTGTTACAATTTAAACTGACATTCTTATATGAAACTTAGTCTAATTCTCCTACTTTCCGAGTCTTTATTTATTAAGCCTATTTTTTATGAGATTTTGTAGGCTGAAATGCTGAAACTATTTTTCTGAGTCTTTATGGAAATGACGATGCTAATGCTGTTGTTCAAGGAGCTCAGTGGAAACTTACTCATAGTCAACAAATAAATTTAGGTGGATTTCTATGTTATTGAACTACTTTTGGTTATGTTTCcagattttgttaattttagttataattttgagAATATCTGTCAATGCTGTTGCACTCTGTAGAACTTTGGCTGGCCAGCTCTTTTTCGGGTGGCTCGGCGACAAATTTCCACTCCGATAGACTAGTATCTCGCACCAAGACACTGGAGGAGTGGGTTCTCGATGATGGATCCACCAAGCATACTGTTGTAATTGATCATTTGTTATTGACATGATGTAAATTGTAATAACGTGTTTGCTTCCTCAGATTGAGGCTGCAATCCCAAAATAATTGATATGAATTTCGACAGAAATTTCGTCGGTAAATTTATATTTGGTTACTAAAATTTTAGCGACGGATTACCGACTGAATTTCAGtcggtattttttttaaatgaaaatggATGCTAGAGGCGGTTTAAACCGCGTGTAGAAAAGCGCCCCTACTGAAAAACCTTACCCCGGCGCCTTTGTAAAACCGTCGGTAAAGTAGCAACAGCTGCAATAACAACACTTTTCCGACGGTTACAAAAACCGTCGGTACTATTTGTAGCGACGGTTAAAACCGTCGCTACAGTAGAAAAATTTCGTCGGTAAatacctttttttttgtagtgtttaTATGGTCTAAATGAATATTTTTGTGTTTAATACATTTATGTGTATTGAAGCTTAGCTATGCAAGTAAGAAATTGAACCCTAATGTTATGTAAGGTTAATTAGATTCAGAGTGACAACAATAACTGCtttcttcattttatttatCTGAATTTTCTGCAACAGAGAACCTCTTGTACTAAGGAAAATTAAGgtaaaaaactgaaaaaatgaaaaaagaagCTTTCTCACCAAGCATACAGTTGTAATTGATCATTTGTTATTGACATGATGTAAATTGTAATAACGTGTTTGCTTCCTCAGATTGAGGCTGCAATCCCAAAATAATTGATATGAATTTCGACAGAAATTTCGTCGGTAAATTTATATTTGGTTACTAAAATTTTAGCGACGGATTACCGACTGAATTTCAGtcggtattttttttaaatgaaaatggATGCTAGAGGCGGTTTAAACCGCGTGTAGAAAAGCGCCCCTACTGAAAAACCTTACCCCGGCGCCTTTGTAAAACCGTCGGTAAAGTAGCAACAGCTGCAATAACAACACTTTTCCGACGGTTACAAAAACCGTCGGTACTATTTGTAGCGACGGTTAAAACCGTCGCTACAGTAGAAAAATTTCGTCGGTAAATaccttttttttgtagtgtttaTATGGTCTAAATGAATATTTTTGTGTTTAATACATTTATGTGTATTGAAGCTTAGCTATACAAGTAAGAAATTGAACCCTAATGTTATGTAAGGTTAATTAGATTCAGAGTGACAACAATAAGTGCtttcttcattttatttatCTGAATTTTCTGCAACAACAGAGAACCTCTTGTCCAATTTACAGATTAAGAGTTTCTTTACTTGTATTGCTCAAATAATACTAAGGAAAATTAAGgtaaaaaactgaaaaaatgaaaaaagaagCTTTCTCAAAGGTGTAATCGGAGGCCGAAATGAATGAATTTAGCAAAAAATGGCAATGTCATTGGGCAACAGTGATTCTTGCTGGATGGCCCTTACTACCCAAAATAGGCttagaaaaagcaaaaaacgGAACCTCAAAAAGACTAAAAAATTCGAAAACTACCATTAATCatcaaaatttatcaaattgttcTCAGAACTTGTAATCTAATTCTCCTACCGCATCCTGTACCGACTATTTTGTGGGCTGTTAAGATTGACGATGATCATAGAAGAATGGAAATCAACATTAAGTTACATTAGCATATGAGGTGTTAGATGAAAGTTTTATGACCAACATTGATAAGCATATCAGAATCAATATCTTAGAAAGTATGGTCAATAGTCAAGGGTAAAGTAGAATTTTGATCATTTTTAGGAGAAAGAAAAgatcaataaataattattcggtttttaaatcatttcattttgtACAGATCAAATGTTCTTTTCGAGTATCAAAGGAAAG
The sequence above is drawn from the Euphorbia lathyris chromosome 6, ddEupLath1.1, whole genome shotgun sequence genome and encodes:
- the LOC136233577 gene encoding uncharacterized protein isoform X6; translated protein: MSRNLKLSFVKLWFCTSRISQSPIESVRPRSFLSFGFFTVLLQEPRSRVQVLDMLMIDLLLCLFAGILSIGIGDTCQIEDFSLLGQAFSIPIQNEVELQKSCGDPLVYRQQSLQLISISIGQPIVCPSDMEYN
- the LOC136233577 gene encoding uncharacterized protein isoform X14, producing the protein MSRNLKLSFVKLWFCTSRISQSPIESVRPRSFLSFGFFTVLLQEPRSRVQVLDMLMIDLLLCLFAGILSIGIGDTCQIEDFSLLGQAFSIPIQNEAKLTAY
- the LOC136233577 gene encoding uncharacterized protein isoform X7; amino-acid sequence: MSRNLKLSFVKLWFCTSRISQSPIESVRPRSFLSFGFFTVLLQEPRSRVQVLDMLMIDLLLCLFAGILSIGIGDTCQIEDFSLLGQAFSIPIQNEGSNRSMDFTTHSIHVCRSCMQDIGRWLFESKCGDTERL
- the LOC136233577 gene encoding uncharacterized protein isoform X3; translation: MSRNLKLSFVKLWFCTSRISQSPIESVRPRSFLSFGFFTVLLQEPRSRVQVLDMLMIDLLLCLFAGILSIGIGDTCQIEDFSLLGQAFSIPIQNEGSNRSMDFTTHSIHVCRRTLGVGFSKASVGIPSVYEKPNWG
- the LOC136233577 gene encoding uncharacterized protein isoform X1 — its product is MSRNLKLSFVKLWFCTSRISQSPIESVRPRSFLSFGFFTVLLQEPRSRVQVLDMLMIDLLLCLFAGILSIGIGDTCQIEDFSLLGQAFSIPIQNEASFARFKSLYGFHHPFDSCLQELHAGHWALAFRKQVWGYRASMRSPTGARPYSMQGLF
- the LOC136233577 gene encoding uncharacterized protein isoform X4, producing the protein MSRNLKLSFVKLWFCTSRISQSPIESVRPRSFLSFGFFTVLLQEPRSRVQVLDMLMIDLLLCLFAGILSIGIGDTCQIEDFSLLGQAFSIPIQNEASFARFKSLYGFHHPFDSCLQEDIGRWLFESKCGDTERL
- the LOC136233577 gene encoding uncharacterized protein isoform X12, which translates into the protein MSRNLKLSFVKLWFCTSRISQSPIESVRPRSFLSFGFFTVLLQEPRSRVQVLDMLMIDLLLCLFAGILSIGIGDTCQIEDFSLLGQAFSIPIQNEASFARFKSLYGFHHPFDSCLQE
- the LOC136233577 gene encoding uncharacterized protein isoform X13, with the translated sequence MSRNLKLSFVKLWFCTSRISQSPIESVRPRSFLSFGFFTVLLQEPRSRVQVLDMLMIDLLLCLFAGILSIGIGDTWFKSLYGFHHPFDSCLQEDIGRWLFESKCGDTERL
- the LOC136233577 gene encoding uncharacterized protein isoform X9; amino-acid sequence: MSRNLKLSFVKLWFCTSRISQSPIESVRPRSFLSFGFFTVLLQEPRSRVQVLDMLMIDLLLCLFAGILSIGIGDTWFKSLYGFHHPFDSCLQELHAGHWALAFRKQVWGYRASMRSPTGARPYSMQGLF
- the LOC136233577 gene encoding uncharacterized protein isoform X5 — translated: MSRNLKLSFVKLWFCTSRISQSPIESVRPRSFLSFGFFTVLLQEPRSRVQVLDMLMIDLLLCLFAGILSIGIGDTCQIEDFSLLGQAFSIPIQNEGSNRSMDFTTHSIHVCRSSCMQDIGRWLFESKCGDTERL
- the LOC136233577 gene encoding uncharacterized protein isoform X2, which produces MSRNLKLSFVKLWFCTSRISQSPIESVRPRSFLSFGFFTVLLQEPRSRVQVLDMLMIDLLLCLFAGILSIGIGDTCQIEDFSLLGQAFSIPIQNEVELQKSCGDPLVYRQVMFLDIDAEYLIFVFISFFNSVLSCLAY
- the LOC136233577 gene encoding uncharacterized protein isoform X10: MSRNLKLSFVKLWFCTSRISQSPIESVRPRSFLSFGFFTVLLQEPRSRVQVLDMLMIDLLLCLFAGILSIGIGDTCFLRQVQIALWISPPIRFMSAGVAACRTLGVGFSKASVGIPSVYEKPNWG
- the LOC136233577 gene encoding uncharacterized protein isoform X11, with protein sequence MSRNLKLSFVKLWFCTSRISQSPIESVRPRSFLSFGFFTVLLQEPRSRVQVLDMLMIDLLLCLFAGILSIGIGDTCFLRQVQIALWISPPIRFMSAGAACRTLGVGFSKASVGIPSVYEKPNWG
- the LOC136233577 gene encoding uncharacterized protein isoform X8 yields the protein MSRNLKLSFVKLWFCTSRISQSPIESVRPRSFLSFGFFTVLLQEPRSRVQVLDMLMIDLLLCLFAGILSIGIGDTCFLRQVQIALWISPPIRFMSAGGHWALAFRKQVWGYRASMRSPTGARPYSMQGLF